The proteins below come from a single Stomoxys calcitrans chromosome 1, idStoCalc2.1, whole genome shotgun sequence genomic window:
- the LOC106094120 gene encoding acyl-CoA-binding protein homolog translates to MVSFEEACELAKNFSKKPSDSEFLEFYGLFKQASFGDVSTERPGALDLKKKAMWDAWNSHKGMSQDAAKEAYIKVYEKYAPKYA, encoded by the coding sequence ATGGTTAGTTTCGAAGAAGCTTGTGAATTGGCCAAAAACTTCTCCAAGAAGCCTTCGGACTCTGAATTCTTGGAATTCTATGGTCTCTTCAAGCAGGCCTCCTTTGGTGATGTCAGCACTGAAAGACCTGGAGCCTTGGATTTGAAAAAGAAAGCCATGTGGGATGCCTGGAATTCTCACAAAGGTATGTCTCAAGATGCCGCCAAGGAGGCCTACATTAAGGTCTACGAGAAGTATGCCCCCAAGTATGCTTAA